In a single window of the Pongo abelii isolate AG06213 chromosome 1, NHGRI_mPonAbe1-v2.0_pri, whole genome shotgun sequence genome:
- the TMEM125 gene encoding transmembrane protein 125, whose translation MSEQEAQAPGGRGLPPDMLAEQVELWWSQQPRRSALCFVVAVGLVAGCGAGGVALLSTTSSRSGEWRLATGTVLCLLALLVLVKQLMSSAVQDMNCIRQAHHVALLRSGGGADALVVLLSGLVLLVTGLTLAGLAAAPAPARPLAAMLSVGIALAALGSLLLLGLLLYQVGVSGHCPSICMATPSTHSGHGGHGSIFSISGQLSAGRRHETTSSIASLI comes from the coding sequence ATGTCTGAACAGGAGGCTCAAGCCCCAGGGGGCCGGGGGCTGCCCCCAGACATGCTGGCAGAGCAGGTGGAGCTGTGGTGGTCCCAGCAGCCGCGGCGCTCGGCACTCTGCTTTGTTGTGGCCGTGGGCCTTGTGGCAGGCTGTGGCGCGGGCGGCGTGGCACTGCTGTCAACCACCAGCAGCCGCTCAGGCGAATGGCGGCTAGCAACGGGCACTGTGCTCTGTTTGCTGGCTCTGCTGGTTCTGGTGAAACAGCTGATGAGCTCGGCTGTGCAGGACATGAACTGCATCCGCCAGGCCCACCATGTGGCCCTGCTGCGCAGTGGTGGAGGGGCCGATGCCCTCGTGGTGCTGCTCAGTGGCCTCGTGCTGCTGGTCACCGGCCTAACCCTGGCCGGGCTGGCCGCCGCCCCTGCCCCTGCTCGGCCGCTGGCCGCCATGCTGTCTGTGGGCATTGCTCTGGCTGCCTTGGGCTCGCTTTTGCTGCTGGGCCTGCTGCTGTATCAAGTGGGTGTGAGCGGACACTGCCCCTCCATCTGTATGGCCACTCCCTCCACCCACAGTGGCCATGGCGGCCATGGCAGCATCTTCAGCATCTCAGGACAGTTGTCTGCTGGCCGGCGTCACGAGACCACATCCAGCATCGCCAGCCTCATCTGA